The genomic region CTTCTAAACAGTTTTGGCTTGCTTTACGAGTGGCGATATTGGCAGGGTTTGCTTGCAGTTGTTCAATGTATTGTTGTGCATGAGCTTGCCAGTTAGCAGGTAATTCACCGCGCATACGGCGTTCAAATTCACCTGCAAGCTCAGGATATTCTGAGCGATAATCTTCAAACAGTTTGTTCCAAGCCGTTTCTGACGCTTGGCCTTGTTGTTTAGCATCCCAAGCACTTGCAATATCCGCTGGTACTTCAAACGGCGCGTGCGGCCAATTTAAAAATTCACGAGCTGCGGCAATCTCAGCGTCGCCTAGTGGCGCACCATGACAGTCGTGACTGCCGCTTTTGTTTGGTGAGCCATAACCTATAACCGTCTTCGTACAAATCAACGTAGGCTTATTGGTTTCAGCCTTCGCTGCTTTAATGGCCGCATCAATTTGTTCCGGGTTGTGACCATCAACGTCACGAACAACGTGCCAACCGTAGGCTTCAAAGCGAGCAGGGGTATCATCAGAGAACCAACCTTCAACGTGGCCATCGATAGAAATCCCATTGTCATCCCAAAAAGCGATGAGCTTGCCTAAGCCTAGTGTGCCGGCTAATGAACAGGCTTCGTGCGAGATGCCTTCCATTAAGCAGCCGTCACCCATGAATGCCCACGTATAATGGTCAACAATTGCAAAACCATCGCGGTTAAATTGGGCTGCTAAGGCTTTCTCGGCAATGGCAAAACCGACAGCGTTAGTAATACCTTGGCCTAGTGGACCTGTCGTTGTTTCTACGCCAGGTGTATAACCAAATTCTGGGTGGCCAGGCGTACGTGAATGTAACTGACGGAAGCTTTGTAAGTCATTAATAGTGACATCGTAGCCAGATAAATGTAATAGCGAGTAGATGAGCATTGAACCGTGACCATTTGACAAAACAAACCGGTCACGATCACTCCAATTAGGATTAGTTGGGTTGTGCTTTAAATGATCACACCATAATACTTGTGCAATATCCGCCATGCCCATAGGGGCACCAGGGTGGCCAGAATTCGCTTTTTGTACGGCATCCATGCTTAACGCACGAATGGCATTTGCCTGTTGTTGACGTGTTGGCATTGTCGCTCCACTGATATAGATATACTTATTAAAAACCGCCCGTATTCTCGCTTAGTACGCGTTGATGTGCAATGTAAAACCCTTGTTTTATCAAGAAAATATTACATTACTCAGTGGGTACCTTGGCACTGACTCGGGGTAGAATGTTTTATCACCGTTACAAGGAGCTGAAAAGCAAAGTGAAATAGCACTGTAGTAACTTGTTGTAACTCGTTATGAAAGGTTTTATTTTGCCTTTCTTTTGCTTCCAGAGCAAGGGCGATTTTGGCGATTATTATAGTCTAAATTGTGTTGTTGGCAGAGGTGAAGTGTGCCTCAACAATGATGGTTGCCTGTAAGTTATTGAATGTTATGAGTTTCATTTTTTTGTAAGTTTTAAGTGCTGGTTACTGTTATATAAACTTTCTCCCTTATAACGATTTAATCTGTTAAAAGCTTGTAACTGTACTTGTGAGGCGATAGAGTGTTTTTTGTTATCAATAATAATTAAGTTGTTCAGGGCCTGTGTCATGAATCGAAAATCTTTGAGAGGTGTCAATTTAGCAACGGTGTTTATTACCGTACTGTTGTTGGCGATAAGTGCTGGACTGTCTAGTAGTAAGGCCTCTCAAGAGTTAGACGTTAGCGACTCTGTAGTAGAACAAAAATAATAAATAGTTTTTGCGAGCGTCATTGAACCCTGTGAAGCAGGGTTTTTTTATGTCTGTGAAACTCACTTGGCAGGCAACCGGGGGGAGCTGGCGTCCCTGAGAGGAGTCGAACCTCCGACCTAGCGCTTAGGAGGCGCTTGCTCTATCCAGCTGAGCTACAGGGACATACGTTGTAGGCATCGTTATTGGTGCTAGCTATGTCTACGTTAGCGAACATCTATTTGATTGTAAACGACTTAGTGCCTTTTACGCATAGATTTAAAATAAAGCGTTAATGAACCGCGTCGTAATACTCGGCACGGCCTAGAAGCAGGATGTTAGCTGCCATAAAGCCACTCGAAAATCATATCGCAAAGTATTATGATGGTTAATCAATAGCGCTTTACACTTTACGTTGATGGTCTCACCATCTTTATTGGTTTTGGAAAATACTGTGCAAAATGATCATGACAGCATCGGCTCGGTAAAAGTAACTAAGGGTTATCGCAAGAACCATGGACTTGCAGAACTTCAGCAAATCCCGATACAGCAGTATTTAGCCGATATTGTTCCTTTGCCTATTGCGACATCACGTACCGATATTCCTGAATTAGAAAACAGCTTTTCAAGTATCCTAGCCAATAGCATTTATTATGGTATTAGAGACTTTAACCATACGCCGCTACCACAACATCATAACGACAATAGGTCGCTGCAAGCCTTACGAGCATCCTGTTTGATTGGTCGCCGAGTATTGATCGCTTGCGCACAGTGGGACTTTCGCGCTAAACAACTTAAAGGTTATTTACAGCTACCTAAAAAGTGTTTGCATATATTTATTTACATCGAGAATGCGCAAGCAGAAATAGTAAAAATCATTCCTCTTGGAGACAGCGAAAAGGCTCTTGTTAGCTTTATATGGCAAGGCGATATGCGTTCAGGTGAGCAAGCACCTGTAGGTCAATATCAGTTAATTGTCTCAGCGATTGTTGATGGCAAAGTGATGCAGTTAACGCCACTAATAGCTGAGCAAGTAACGCAAGTAACGGTCGCCACGAGCCGAAAAGAAACGTGCTTGTGGTTGGCTAATGGACAAACTGTACAGCTAAGTGATGTGCAATATATAGAGCGAAAATAACACCTGGCGAGGAATGTTTGAGCGGCCGGGTTAATTACCATAAGATAAAAGTTTTAGTGATTTTAATATTGAATACGGGGCTGTGGTCGGTGTAAACACGCCCTACAATTAACGGGAGACGATAATGGATGTAACCAGTGGCGCGAGTCCGCAGTCCGCGGCCACAGTGTTCAACCCTGTACCATGTTTGCAACAAGAGGCTTTTGCCGGCGAGTTAGCGCAATTGCGTGTGCAGGCAGGGCAGTTACAGCAGTTGTTCAACGTGATGCCTATGGGCGTTATCGTTATTAATGATGACGGTGTCATAACTAATGCTAATGAGGCGGCACAGCAGTTATTTGCATGTACATTAGTAAGCAAAGTATGGGTTGACGTGATCAAGCAGTTTTTTCAACCTAAAGAAGATGATGGCCATGAAATATCGCTAGTTAATGGTCGTCGTATAAAGTTGGATATAGCCGCGTTTAATGGTAACTCCGGGCAGTTAATTTTACTTACCGATTTAACAGAAACTCGTTTATTGCAAGACGAAATTAGTCAGTTGCAACGATTATCGGCACTTGGGCAAATGATGTCTACGCTAGCACATCAAATTCGTACGCCGCTGTCTGCGGCACTGCTTTATAGTGCTAACTTACAAGCCGATAATTTATCGAGCGAGACCAAGCATAAATTTCAGAATAAGCTGTTGTTGCGACTACAAGAGCTTGAAAAGCAAGTCAGTGACATGCTGTTGTATGCTAAAGATGGTCGCAAACAAGTGGTTGGCGTGGTTAGTGTTGATGATATGATCCGCAAAACATTACAGCAGTTAGAGCATTCGCAAAAGCAATCTAATGCAGAGCTACATTATCAGGGGGCAGGGCCTGCGCCGGTTAACGTAGTTGCTAATGAAACAGCCCTTATGGGGGCATTACAAAACCTTATTCAAAATGCCATTGAAGCGGTTAATGTTGACGCTGTCGTAGAAATTACGGTGGTAGTCGATAAACAAACCGTTTGGATTGATGTGATTGATAACGGTGATGGAGTGGCAAAACAAGACGTAGACAAAGTCTTTGAGCCCTTTTATACCTCAAAAATTCAAGGTACAGGGCTTGGGCTTGCGGTCGTTAAAGCCGTTGCTCAAGCACATCATGGTGATGCGAGTGTAGTTTGTAGCCCTGTGGATGGGGGACATTTTCGTTTGAGTTTACCTTTATACGTTGCTAGTAAACGAATATAAATTGCATTGGTTAATCGCATTGTTAAACGTAGGTTATTAAATATTAGCAACAGCGCAAGAACGAAAAAGCTAGTAACCGATCACTTCAATGCTGTGATTTTGACTGATTAATATCACTGTGCAGAAATCTGAAAGTATAAAAAGAATAAGAGACCAAGTATGTCCCAGCAAGTTGTTTTGGTCGTAGAAGACGACTCAGGCTTACGCGAAGCTGTTGTTGATACCATAGCTTTATCCTCATATCGATGTCTTACGGCAGATTGTGCCGAGCAGGCGTTGGTTATTTTAAATCAACAACCAATTGATTTAGTCGTTACGGATGTGCAAATGGGGTCGATGGATGGCTTAGCGTTACTTAAAAATATTCGCGCCCGATGGCATGCTATGCCTGTCCTTGTTATGACAGCATTCGCCAGCATCGACAATGCGGTTGAGGCGATTAAAGGTGGTGCCAGTAATTACATCGCTAAACCTTTTGCCCCACAGGTGTTGCTGAATATGATAGAGCAATATATGCCGCTACCAGTCATTGATAAAGAGCAGCCTATTGTCCAAGATGAGAGTAGCTTAAAATTACTCAGTTTGGCTGACAAGGTTGCCCGAACAGATGCATCGGTGATGATTTTAGGACCGAGTGGTTCAGGAAAGGAAGTTTTATCTCGTTATATTCATCAGCGTTCTCGGCGTCAACAGGGGCCATTTGTTGCGATAAATTGTGCTGCGATCCCTGAAAATATGTTAGAAGCAACCTTATTTGGTTATGATAAAGGGGCTTTTACAGGGGCCATTAGCGCGTGTCCAGGTAAGTTCGAACAAGCGCAAGGCGGGACTATTTTACTTGATGAAATCACCGAGATGGACTTGGCTTTGCAGGCCAAAATTCTTCGTGTTATTCAAGAGAGAGAAGTTGAGCGATTAGGTTCGCGTAAAGTTATTAAGCTTGATGTAAGGGTCGTTGCGACCTCTAACCGAGACCTCAAAGAGGCCGTTCAACAAGGGGTCTTTCGAGAAGACCTATATTATCGTTTAAATGTTTTCCCATTAAAGTGGTTGCCTTTAGCAAAGCGCCCCGGCGATATTTTGGTTTTGGCGCAGTCGTTTGTCGAACGTTATCATGGTCGCGGTTGTCGTATTAACGACTGCGCGCAACATAAGCTCTTGGGGTATCACTGGCCGGGCAACGTTCGCGAGCTTGATAATGTGATTCAACGCGCGTTAATAGTCAAAACAGCAGAACACATTAGCGATGATGATATTTTACTTGAAGATCATATTTACTTGGCAGAACCTTCATCGTCCCCGGTGACAGCGGTAACCAAAGCAGACGAAAATCTTGGTAGTGAACTTAAACATCAAGAGTTTCAAATTATTTTGGATGTGATGCAGTCTTGCGAAGGCTCACGTAAAGATATGGCTGAGCGGCTTGGCATCAGCGCTCGAACCTTGCGTTATAAACTTGCTAAGATGCGCGAGTCTGGTATTGAATTACCTGCGTAACAAAGCCAAGTAATAGAATAAAAAATATTAATCGGATAATGACTCACATCAGAAGTTTGCTAGACTCAAGCGATAGTGCTGGATCTGCTTTATCGATTAATCAACGATTGAATTCTGTTAAATCATCACCATATGTGTTGCTTATACCGAGAAAAATCGAGAATTGACCAATTCAGAGCCTGAACAGGAAAAGTTAAAACTATGATCCCTAAGTTTGTTAAAGTGGTAGTAACCACGGTGACCATATTGCTGCTATCAGCGTGTAGCACAACCTCGCAGTCTCAGGATCCTCGCGATCCATTAGAATCAATAAATAGACCTATTTGGACATTCAATTGGGATTATGCTGACAAATACGTGTTTAAACCGGTAACCGAGGTTTATGTTGATGTCGTGCCGACACCGGTTCGTAATGGTGTTTACAATGTTGCCCTCAACCTTAATGAGCCCTTCACTGCGGTCAATAATGTATTGCAAGGCAAGTTTCAGCGAGCAGGTGTGGCGGTTGGACGCTTTGTTTTAAACTCAACGGTAGGCTTACTTGGTTGGTTTGATGTCGCCAAACATGCCGACTTGCTGCGCGAAGAAGAAGAGTTTGGTGAGGTTCTTGGTTATTACGGTGTGGCTGATGGCCCTTATTTAATGCTACCTGCACTGGGTCCAAGTTCGGTGCGTGATGAGGTTGGCGACTTTGTTGATGGCTATTACTGGCCACTAGCGATTATTGACTTTTGGCCTAATGTTGCGCGTAATTTAGTGATCGCCTTAGAAACCAGAGCGTCATTAGCTGAGCAAGAAGCGTTATTAAATGAGTCATTGGATCCGTACGAGTTTGTGAAAAATGCCTATTTCCAAAATATTCGTTATCGCTTGTATGATGGTAATCCACCCGTAGAGATTAACGAAGAGCAAGAACAAGAGCTGGACGAGCTACTTGAAGAGTTTTAAACCAGTACCGTGTACTTAATAAAAAAACAGGCGCTTGCTAAATGTAAGCGCCTGTTTTGATCTTAACAGTTAATAATGAGCTGACAAAGCCGATATTAATTGTTGTCAGAGGCTTGTCGCCGGTTAAATTGCTCTACTGCTGCATCGATGTGTTTACTTAGAAACATCAATGATATAGGACGTAAAATAACAAAATAGGCAACCAGTACCAAGGCCAATGGCAAGACAAATAACCAAGAGTCGATTTTTGCCAACAATAAAAATGGCGGTATCAATATCAACAGCTTTAACAGATTAAGTGCAAACTTGGTCGGCGCAGGCATTTTATTATTCGCAAGCTCAATAATTTGTTGTTTTTCTGAAAAATTAAAGGCTTGTAACTGCTCGAATTGATTGGAAGAAAAATAGAATTTCATACGGCATCGTCTAAACTAGTTTAAGCGTTATTGTAGCAAACTCATCACCGCCAGCAAACTGAGACAAGAGAAAATATCGCGCATTCAAGCGCTAATCTGTAATTATAAATTTGTTGTTTTTTTAAGTACCTAAATCTTTTTGCTTTTGCTACAATTGCGCCAATTTTTAAAAACAGGTTAAGAAAAATGAACGTAATTGAAGGATCTTTTGTTGCTAGCGGTAAAAAGTTCGCTATCGTAGTTTCACGTTTTAATAGCTTTGTTGTAGAAAGCTTGCTTGAAGGTGCTGTTGATGCCCTTAAGCGTCACGGTCACGTTGATGATAATGACATTACAGTGGTTCGTGTACCGGGTGCTTACGAGCTACCTGTAGCAGCGAAAAAACTAGCGAAAAACGGTGAATACGACGCGGTTATCGCCATTGGTGCAGTAATCCGTGGTGGTACGCCACACTTTGATTTTGTTGCTGGTGAGTGTAACAAGGGCCTTGCTCAAGTGGCTATGGAATTTGATATTCCTGTGGCATTTGGTGTAATTACTGTAGACTCTATTGAGCAAGCAATCGAGCGTTCAGGAACTAAAGCTGGTAACAAAGGCGCAGAAGCTGCATTAAGCGCCCTTGAAATGGTTAATGTATTAGAACAACTGTAGGTATAAAGATTTGGCTAAACCATCTCCTCGCAGAAAAGCACGTGAATTAGCAGTGCAAGCTGTGTATTCATGGCAACTAACTGGCAATGACATCTCTGACATTGAAGCAAATTTTATTGCGGATAATGCAAAGCGTCGTTTTGAAATCGACTATTTTTCAAAATTGGTACGTGGCGTAGCCGCTCGCACTGGCGTTTTAGATGCGGCCATTGCGCCTCATGTCGCGCGTCCATTAGATGACGTTGACCAGGTTGAGAAAGCAATTTTACGTGTTGGCATTTACGAGCTAAGCGAATGCAAGGATGTACCGTATCGCGTGGTTATTAACGAAGCTATTGAATTAGCAAAAGCATTTGCTGCCGACGATAGCCACAAATTCGTTAATGGCGTTTTAGATAAGGTCGTTAGTGAGTTTCGTCCAAACGAATAATCTATATTCTGTTTTATGAAAGAGTTTGAATTAATCAAACAATTCTTTACGGCACAGCCTGTTGCTCGTAAAGATGTGACATTGGGCATAGGCGATGACTGTGCCCTATTGTCAGCCGGCGGTGATAACCTTATTGCGGTCACAACCGATACCTTGGTGGCCGGCGTTCACTTTCCTGTTGACACTCACCCTCGCGCTATTGGCCATAAGGCTGTGGCGGTGAATTTGAGTGATCTTGCCGCTATGGGGGCAATGCCAAGCTGGATATCGGTGGCCATCACATTACCTAGTGTTGATGAGTCATGGCTTCGCGAGTTTAGCCAAGGAATGTTTGAACTTACCGAATACTACAATGTACAAGTGATTGGTGGCGACACCACGCAAGGTCCACTCAGTATTACCATTACTGCCCAAGGCTTAGTGCCTGAAGAGCGTGTGCTACGGCGTGATGGTGCGCAAAACGGTGACTATGTTTTTGTGACCAACACGGTCGGTGATGCCGGCTTAGCATTAGCTGCGATTAACGGTCAGGTAGACTTGGCTGAGCAAGACCGGCAAAAGGTCATGAAAAAGCTTGATTTTCCTAAGCCACAGGTACTTGTTGGACAAATGATCCGTGAATTCGCTACAGCAGCGATTGATGTTTCAGACGGTTTATTAGCTGATTTGACCCACTTATGTAAGGCATCAACGCTCGGTATTGATCTAGACGCTGATAATATTCCAATGTCAGAAACATTACTTACAAATCTTGGTAAAGAACAAGCGATAAATATGGCATTAACCGCGGGCGACGATTATCAGTTAATTTTCACTGTCCCGGCGACCAATAAAGTTGGTGTTGAAACAGCCATGGCGCACGCCAATGTCGATTATCGTTGTTTAGGACAACTTAACCCATCGCAAATCATTCAAGTGTTTCATAATGGCGAGCCATTTAACGTCAGCCAACCTGGCTTTGAGCACTTTTCTTAATAAACCAATAAGAGCGCTATATGAACGAAAATAACCCACGTAAACTATTTAACCTGCGTAATCCCGTTCATTTTTTAGCACTCGGCTTTGGTAGCGGCTTAGCGCCAAAAGCACCAGGCACCTTTGGCACCATCGCGGCACTGCCATTTATATTTTTGCTGGCTCAATTTTCTACTAATGTATTTATTGTTGGTGCCGTGGTTATTTCGTTACTTGGCATTTGGATTTGTGATAAAGCATCGAAAGATGCTGGCGTACATGATCACGGTGCTATTGTCTGGGATGAAATAGCAGGCTTTACCATCACCATGATCGCTATCCCGCTGTCGTGGCAAACCTTGTTGATGGGTTTTATCATTTTTCGTATCTTCGATATCATTAAGCCTTGGCCGATTTCACTAGCTGATAAAAAGGTTGGTGGTGGCTTTGGTATCATGTTAGATGACATTATCGCTGGTATCTTAGCGCTTACCTTAATGCACATCATCTTCTAGTAAACTTCTACCCGTGATTAACGCACACTTAGTTAAACACTGATTGCGCTTCGCTTTGTAACGGACGACCGATAATGACGATAGATGTTATCAATCCAAATCAATATCAAACCAAATTATGGAAAAACGGCAAGGGACAAACCATAGAACTTGCCATGAATAGCGCGGGTTGTGATGAGCAGTTTGATTGGCGCATTAGTAGCGCAACCGTAAGTGAGGAGGGGATATTTTCCGATTTTTCCGGCTATCATCGTCATATGGTATTAATTGAAGGCTATGGTTTAACGCTTAGCCATGACAACGGCCAAATCGATCAGCTTAATATTCCACTCGATGTTGCAAGTTTTGACGGTGGTTGGCAAACCAATAGTAAACTAGCTACTGGCACGATTAAAAATATCAACTTAATGACTAACAAAGACTCGTATATGGCTGATGTACAGACATTTGTGGTATGTCAGCAACAGCCTATCAAGCCTGCTGATTTGGTGTTTGTCATTTCCTTAGCAGATGGTTTGGCACTTTCTAGCGATGACAGTAAAGCAAATCTTACTCAATTTAGTTTAGCGACGATAACTCACGCGATAGAGGAAATTATCGTCTCTGGTCAGCAAGTTATCGTGTTTAGGCTAACTCAAATAAATCGCTAATTAATGGCCGTAAACTGCTCATTGCAAATGTGACTAGTTAAACTCATCAATTTCGATAATTTTCGCTTGGTTATTTTCCAAGCCAACAATAGCTTCCATCCACACGTAACGATTTAATCGTTTTGAGCGATAGCGAATAATAATCTTCGCTTCTTTGTTGCCTAAGTACTCAGTCGAAATGACTTTTGCATCGGTACCCCGGCGTGTGGTGCTTTTATGCCCTTTGGCCAGATACGTTAGATACTCTTGACGATCGTAGTGAACTTTAAAGCCTACATAGTCAGAGCCCTGACTTACGGTAACAGCCAGTTGCGATGATAAAATCTCACGTAACAAACGCGGATCTTCGGTTTTGTGATAGTTTATGACTTGTTGCGCAATGTGATTAATGTCTTGTTCAGAAAGCTCCTCTAGCGCTAAGGCAAAGCTGTTCTTCGACAAGACGACCACAAGCAACCAAACAAATATTCTCATACCATGCTCATTAAACGCATCCATTAGCACAAAGTGAAGGTTCCTTATTCACTTCCCAAGTCTCGATTATGGCCTGTGCTACTTAATTATTCCGGTATCAGGGATGTTGTTGTGTTGTTAAAATTTATAGTCTCTCGGTTAGCATAACGTATTTGTATTAGGGAATGCTAGATTTATTTGGACTAAGCCAAAAAACCACCAAAAATTAACCGTTTAGATTCTTTTTTGAACAAAAAGATGTTAATAATAATGGTTGGAGTGACCGCATTCATCGCATGTTAATTTGGTGAGCAAGGCGGGGCTAATTACTTCCATGTTATCGCTGAACGCTTATTGACGGTGGGCATACAAACCCAGTTGTAAGCGTCTGGTCTTCGATAGCGCGAATATATAATCAGAAGATGTTAAAGGTACGAATATGCTAATAGGCATTCCTAAGGAATCGCTTGCCGGAGAAAATCGTGTCGCTGCGTCGCCCGCATCAATTGAGGCATTAATAAAGCTTGGTTTTGATGTGCTGGTCGAGCATGGTGCGGGTGATAAAGCAAGCTTCAATGACGATGTTTATCGTAAAGCCGGGGCTACCCTTGGCGATACCAATACCGTTTGGCAAGCAGATCTGGTATTAAAAGTAAATCAACCCAATGATAGCGAAGTTGACCTTTTGACAGATGGTGCTCATTTAGTGAGTTTTTTAGCGCCAGCGCAAAATGAAACATTGCTTGTTAAATTAAAAAATAAAAATATTACCTCCTTGGCGATGGAGATGGTGCCAAGAATGACTCGCTCGCAGTCGATGGATGCGCTGAGCTCAATGGCAAATATCGCCGGTTATCGAGCGGTGGTTGAAGCAACTAATCATTTTGGCCGATTTTTAACGGGGCAGATCACTGCTGCTGGCAAAATTCCACCAGCGAAAGTCATGGTCATTGGTGCTGGTGTTGCCGGTCTTGCTGCTATTGGCACGGCAGGTAGCCTTGGTGCTGTTGTCCGTGCTTTTGACACTCGACCTGAAGTAAAAGAACAAATAGAAAGCATGGGCGCGGAATTTCTCGAACTTGATTATCAAGAAGAGGAAGATACCGGCTCAGGTGACGGCTACGCCAAGGAAATGAGTCAAGCGTTTATTGATGCCGAAATGGCACTATTTCGCGAGCAAGCTAAAGACGTTGATATCATTATTACCACGGCAATGATCCCAGGTCGCCCAGCGCCCAAATTAATATTAAAGGATATGGTTGAGTTGATGAAACCGGGCTCGGTTATTGTTGACTTAGCGGCTCCTGGTGGCGGTAATTGTGAATTGACAGTTCCAGGTGAACTGACCGAAGTTAACCAAGTTAAAATTATTGGTTATACCGATCTTGTTTCACGCTTGCCGAATCAGGCGAGCCAACTCTATGCCAATAATCTGGTTAATTTGCTCAAATTATTGTGCAAAGATAAAGATGGTAACATCGATATCGATTTTGATGATCAAGTTATTCGTAATATGACCGTCGTTAAAGACGGTGAAATTACCTTCCCGCCACCGCCTATCAAAGTATCTGCAGCCACACCAGCACCAGCTAAATCACAGGTTAAAGCTGAACCAGCAAAAGCTAAGCAAACATCACCTATGGTCAAATACGGTGCAATGGCCGTTGGTGCCGTGTTGTTTGCTCTTGTTGCACGAGTGGCTCCGGCTGAGTTTTTATCACACTTTACCGTATTCGTGCTGGCCTGTGTGGTGGGTTACCATTTGGTATGGAATGTAACTCATGCTCTTCATACCCCTCTGATGAGTGTTACTAATGCGATTTCAGGCATTATTATTGTCGGAGCATTATTGCAAGTGGGTAGTGATAACCTGATTGTCCAAGTTCTTGCTGGTATAGCGGTGCTTATTGCCAGTATCAATATTGCGGGTGGCTTTTTCGTTACCAAGCGTATGTTGAAAATGTTCAGAAAAGGGGGGGAGTAATGATGAGTGAAAGTATGATCAGTGCATCTTACATCATTGCCGCTTTACTGTTCATTATGTCATTAGGTGGTTTGAGTAAACAAGAAACGGCCAGCTCAGGTAACTGGTGCGGTATTGTTGGTATGGTCATTGCGTTAGTGGCAACCATTGCTAACCCAGCAGTGAGTGGCGTTGCCATTATCATCGCTTGCATGGTGGTTGGCGGTGCTATTGGCTTATTTTTGGCGCGAAAAGTTGAAATGACCGAAATGCCAGAACTTGTGGCTATTCTGCACAGTTTTGTAGGTTTAGCCGCGGTTTTTGTTGGCTTTAATAGTTACTTTGAGCAAAGCCAAGCGATTGCGCCGGCGTTATCACATATCGTAAATAGTGCAGAAGCGACGATTCATCATGTCGAGATATTTTTAGGCGTGTTTATTGGTGCGGTTACCTTTACGGGCTCGGTTGTCGCTTTTGCAAAATTACGTGGCCTTGTTAATAGCGCAGCCTTGATGTTACCCCATCGCCATAAACTCAATTTAGTGATGGTGCTGGTGAGTATTTACTTGCTATTTGACTTTGTTGGTCAAGGTGGAGCAACCATGCCACTGCTTATCATGACCCTTATCGCTTTTGTGTTTGGCTATCATCTGGTGGCCTCAATTGGTGGTGCCGATATGCCGGTAGTGGTGTCGATGCTGAATTCATATTCTGGCTGGGCAGCGGCGGCGGCAGGCTTTATGTTAGGTAACGATTTGTTGATCATTACCGGTGCTCTGGTAGGTAGTTCTGGTGCCATCTTATCTTACATTATGTGTAAGGCAATGAATCGCTCGTTTATCAGCGTTATCGCTGGCGGTTTTGGTAACGACCAACAAAGCAGCGCTGACGTTGACTATGGTGAACATGTTGAAATCAACGCGCAAGCAACCGCGGAATTATTATCAGAAGCTAAGTCGGTAATTATTACCCCAGGTTATGGTATGGCCGTTGCGCAAGCGCAATACCCTGTATACGAGCTAACGCGTGCCCTACAAGAGAAGGGGATTGACGTACGCTTTGCCATTCATCCTGTAGC from Thalassotalea sp. Sam97 harbors:
- the ribE gene encoding 6,7-dimethyl-8-ribityllumazine synthase, whose product is MNVIEGSFVASGKKFAIVVSRFNSFVVESLLEGAVDALKRHGHVDDNDITVVRVPGAYELPVAAKKLAKNGEYDAVIAIGAVIRGGTPHFDFVAGECNKGLAQVAMEFDIPVAFGVITVDSIEQAIERSGTKAGNKGAEAALSALEMVNVLEQL
- the nusB gene encoding transcription antitermination factor NusB, with the protein product MAKPSPRRKARELAVQAVYSWQLTGNDISDIEANFIADNAKRRFEIDYFSKLVRGVAARTGVLDAAIAPHVARPLDDVDQVEKAILRVGIYELSECKDVPYRVVINEAIELAKAFAADDSHKFVNGVLDKVVSEFRPNE
- the thiL gene encoding thiamine-phosphate kinase is translated as MKEFELIKQFFTAQPVARKDVTLGIGDDCALLSAGGDNLIAVTTDTLVAGVHFPVDTHPRAIGHKAVAVNLSDLAAMGAMPSWISVAITLPSVDESWLREFSQGMFELTEYYNVQVIGGDTTQGPLSITITAQGLVPEERVLRRDGAQNGDYVFVTNTVGDAGLALAAINGQVDLAEQDRQKVMKKLDFPKPQVLVGQMIREFATAAIDVSDGLLADLTHLCKASTLGIDLDADNIPMSETLLTNLGKEQAINMALTAGDDYQLIFTVPATNKVGVETAMAHANVDYRCLGQLNPSQIIQVFHNGEPFNVSQPGFEHFS
- a CDS encoding phosphatidylglycerophosphatase A — protein: MNENNPRKLFNLRNPVHFLALGFGSGLAPKAPGTFGTIAALPFIFLLAQFSTNVFIVGAVVISLLGIWICDKASKDAGVHDHGAIVWDEIAGFTITMIAIPLSWQTLLMGFIIFRIFDIIKPWPISLADKKVGGGFGIMLDDIIAGILALTLMHIIF
- a CDS encoding HutD family protein, yielding MTIDVINPNQYQTKLWKNGKGQTIELAMNSAGCDEQFDWRISSATVSEEGIFSDFSGYHRHMVLIEGYGLTLSHDNGQIDQLNIPLDVASFDGGWQTNSKLATGTIKNINLMTNKDSYMADVQTFVVCQQQPIKPADLVFVISLADGLALSSDDSKANLTQFSLATITHAIEEIIVSGQQVIVFRLTQINR
- a CDS encoding Re/Si-specific NAD(P)(+) transhydrogenase subunit alpha; its protein translation is MLIGIPKESLAGENRVAASPASIEALIKLGFDVLVEHGAGDKASFNDDVYRKAGATLGDTNTVWQADLVLKVNQPNDSEVDLLTDGAHLVSFLAPAQNETLLVKLKNKNITSLAMEMVPRMTRSQSMDALSSMANIAGYRAVVEATNHFGRFLTGQITAAGKIPPAKVMVIGAGVAGLAAIGTAGSLGAVVRAFDTRPEVKEQIESMGAEFLELDYQEEEDTGSGDGYAKEMSQAFIDAEMALFREQAKDVDIIITTAMIPGRPAPKLILKDMVELMKPGSVIVDLAAPGGGNCELTVPGELTEVNQVKIIGYTDLVSRLPNQASQLYANNLVNLLKLLCKDKDGNIDIDFDDQVIRNMTVVKDGEITFPPPPIKVSAATPAPAKSQVKAEPAKAKQTSPMVKYGAMAVGAVLFALVARVAPAEFLSHFTVFVLACVVGYHLVWNVTHALHTPLMSVTNAISGIIIVGALLQVGSDNLIVQVLAGIAVLIASINIAGGFFVTKRMLKMFRKGGE
- the pntB gene encoding Re/Si-specific NAD(P)(+) transhydrogenase subunit beta, giving the protein MSESMISASYIIAALLFIMSLGGLSKQETASSGNWCGIVGMVIALVATIANPAVSGVAIIIACMVVGGAIGLFLARKVEMTEMPELVAILHSFVGLAAVFVGFNSYFEQSQAIAPALSHIVNSAEATIHHVEIFLGVFIGAVTFTGSVVAFAKLRGLVNSAALMLPHRHKLNLVMVLVSIYLLFDFVGQGGATMPLLIMTLIAFVFGYHLVASIGGADMPVVVSMLNSYSGWAAAAAGFMLGNDLLIITGALVGSSGAILSYIMCKAMNRSFISVIAGGFGNDQQSSADVDYGEHVEINAQATAELLSEAKSVIITPGYGMAVAQAQYPVYELTRALQEKGIDVRFAIHPVAGRLPGHMNVLLAEAKVPYDIVLGMEEINDDFADTDVVLVIGANDTVNPAAAEDPSSPIAGMPVCEVWHAKQVVVFKRSMNTGYAGVQNPLFFKDNTAMLFGDAKDSVEQIFKAL